CGACTTCATCGTCCTCCTTGACGGCGACGGCCAGCACGACCCGCGCGAGATCCCGGCGCTGGTGGAGCCGGTGGAAGAAGGAACCGCCGACCTTGTCATAGGGTCACGTTTCCTCAGCAGCAAGAACAAGATACCGAAATACCGTCAGCTCGGCCAGATGGTCCTCACGACCATGACGAACTTCAACGCCCGGCATACGACGACCGACTCCCAGTCAGGCTTCAGGGTGCTCAGCCGGTCCGCGATCAAACGCTTCACCATGGAGTCGAAGGACTATAATGTCGAATCGGACATGATCACCAGCCTCTCGGCACAGGGGATCGTCATCAAAGAGGTGCCCATCTCGGTGACGTACGACGTACCCAACAAGCACAAGAAAAATCCGATCACCCATGGTTTCGGTGTCTTACGGAGCATCGTCGGGACGATGGAGTACAGCAACCCTTTCCTGACCTTCGGCATCATCGGCATCGCAGCCCTGGTGGGGGGGATAGCCTTCGGTGTCACCGCCCTCTCGGCCTATGCGGCCACAGCAGTCCTGCCCTTCTGGACATCGCTGCTGGGAGGCACATTCACGCTGCTCGGCGTCCTCTTTTTGATGGCAGGGATCACCCTCAGGTATGTTGCCATGACGGTCAGGAGGATGGTCTGAGGTAACGTCGTCAAAAAAGTGGAGGGACAGGCATCCCAGAAAAAAGACACATATATACGGGGGGGACGTGTCGCTGAGACCCCTGTTCGCTCCTACC
This window of the Methanofollis ethanolicus genome carries:
- a CDS encoding glycosyltransferase family 2 protein is translated as MSSPLAEIVRPDLEKNRISGARSFETVIYRPAQTPRTRKSLAAIPCYNEAVTIGSVVLQTRKYVDEVLVIDDGSTDDTRVIALEAGAKVITHAVNSGKGSAVRTALKYAQDGAFDFIVLLDGDGQHDPREIPALVEPVEEGTADLVIGSRFLSSKNKIPKYRQLGQMVLTTMTNFNARHTTTDSQSGFRVLSRSAIKRFTMESKDYNVESDMITSLSAQGIVIKEVPISVTYDVPNKHKKNPITHGFGVLRSIVGTMEYSNPFLTFGIIGIAALVGGIAFGVTALSAYAATAVLPFWTSLLGGTFTLLGVLFLMAGITLRYVAMTVRRMV